The genomic region TTGATGCACATGTGTTCTAACATCtattactgccccccccccccccccgggcgctTTGAAATGGGTTGCTGCGTGAACGCGCTCAGGAGCCGTGCAGAATTGTTGTGGCCGATGGATAAAGAAATATGTACAGCAGCTCCATCTAGCGGTGGGAGCTGTAATTACAATAATCACCAAGTTGCGACACAAATGCTAATAAAATTAATGAATTCATTCTTctaaattttacatttattccaTTCTGTACAATTTTAAAAATCCAGTGGTACCATttactttaagaaaaaaaagattaaataaattaaaaaaaacacaccctaACTCATGTCATCAGAAGTCAAATGAGCAAAATACAAGATGTATTTCCAGTCCAACAAAATGGAAAGTGTAAAAGCTGTAATCCACATCCAGCtcattcatctttcttttaaACTAAAATATAGTCTTTAAAGAAGTCCCCATCGATTCTACTGGAAAGCTTTTGCCATAAAACTCAGAAGAAACTATTCACTCTTGAAAATCAACCTTATACTAATAATATGGGATTactgtttttaattgtttgtttttcatgtctggatttaaaaaaggaaatgtgaccacatttttttttctataacaTGTTTTCCTATAAAGTGCAGCAGGGAGCCAAATATCGCAAAAGCAACATCAAAGCAATGgaattgcaaaaaaaattaaaaataaatcccacACAATTTCAAACAAACTGATCTAGGTTGTCAGAAGAAGACAACCAGGTCTGCACGTGAACAGTTAGTGTCCTGAGAACTAACTTTAAAAGTCAGGGTTGAAAAAAACCAAACCCTTAAAAGTCACGCAAAGTGCTAAGCCACGACGATACGAAAGACTATTCTACTTGGAAGATGGAGGGAAAGCTGTTGGAAAAAAATCCAGCTGTAATGATTTCAAATATAAGGTACCAGGGAGGTGTATCAGCAGAACGTCCCGTATCCCGCTGCGGAAGGCACGTTAAGATCGGATTCGGATCAGCTGACCAAAACCACATTTGGTTTTCACTCCAGTTGCTTCCACATCTGCGCATCACGAATGTGGGTGCAGGTACAGGATGGCTCCCAAATCCTCCAATCTCTTTAAGGCTTCCGCCTCATGGCTGAGGTCGTGGTAGGAATTCTGCaacagagaaaaagaggagtCAGAGAATTGACTGTGCTTCCAGCCTGCATTTTAAAGTCTCTGTAGTAAATGTCCTCCCACCTTCATGGACTTCATGGTGTCGTAGCCATAATAATGGATAGGGTGTCTTTGACTCTTTGAGTTTGGGTATCCGAAACCGGCAATGTGGACCACGTCACAGTAGTTAAGAGCAACAAACACGGCGAGGATTCCCGTGGTGGGATGGACCGGCTTctggaaaagtaaaaaaaagaatcttaaTGACAGCAAACTGCAACCAGGGAGCGTTTTAAATGTCTCAGGTGTAGGATATGAACATTtctgacacatgaaagctaaaTATAAAGTGGAAAATCTGTTCCGTCGTTGTGTGGTGAATGCAAGCAGGAGATACTAAAGGAACTGCAGGCTCTCGCCTTGCCACTAGATGGAAGTAGAGGATATGAGGAAGTCTCGAAGACGAAGGGTGGATACATGATTCTACATCTGCAGAATATTATTCCTGTGTGCGACCACCTTTGATGCTGCTGAAATCAAAGTACAAATCGATCCAAATTACCAaatgaatcattttaaaatcacTTTTACCTCAAAGATCATtgcaatattttatttcatcatcagcGCAAGAGAAACGGCATTATGCCCCCACACGACACCCGGCACATCTCTGGTTCACTACAGgaagacacaaacaacaaagcatGCTGGCAGTGACACCTAAAGCCAAATTAGAGTCATGCATTCGCCTTTAATGCACGTTTCTGGACTGCAGGGTGAAGCCGGGGTGCCTGTAGTAGGggaacccacgcacacacagggagaacattcaCAGGAAGCGGACCTGAGCAGGAAACCAGAACCTCCTTCCTGAGACGACAGTTCTAACCGCCGCGGCCCACCGTGTAAATGAAATGCTTCTCGTTGCCCGGAGCGACCCCTCTTGTGAAGACGAGGACTCTCGGTGCCAGAAACCAGCAGCAACTGCTAATGTCACCTGGAAACGGTTAACCTTCGACAGGAAAAGCATTCAAATGATGTTTTCCGATGTTGAAGAGGGCACTTGGCACGCGAGGCAAACACTCACTGTGACGCTTTTGTTCAAAGTCGATGTATAAATATCAGGATAGGCTTTCGGTACCAAAGAGGAGCACACGGAAAGACATGGTGCGCTTTGATGCTTTTGTCCCCGTCGCGCAGCGTCTGAGACCCTGTCCTTACGGAAAGGTCAAAAGCATGACTCATCACGCCTCCGCTGCTGCGTGCCGAATGCTGCGAAGATTACAAGTAGTTGTCTCTAATATCTGAAAACACCCGAGCCCTTATGAACCGCCTCTCATCTAAAACCTTCAGATGGCGAACTGAGGCAACGGCATCACCATCCCTAAAGGAAGGCGAGgtgaagagaggaaggagaagaagaaccgaaCAGCGGTGtggagggtggaggaagaggatggagggCCATCGTATATCTGAAACTACCTGGGGCATAAGAATCAATCTTAATAAAGATTTTAAAGGTCCGAAATGGTACGAAAGTTGCTTTCACCTGCCGTGGGATAAAGTTCGTGTCCTCATCGCTTCAAAGGCCCCAGCTGGATTAGTTCTACTTACATGGAACATTAAATCTCTTTGACAGCGACACCCTTGGAGTCAAGCATCCCAAACACCCCGAGCTTTGCACATCTTCCCCACACGATATTTCCTATTAAAAGGAAAATGCTAATATCCTGTGTTTCctgatgtaaaataataaaataaaataaaaagcgctaaaaaacatttgcatgtcTTCTGATAGCAACTCAAAAACAGACACGGCCTTTATCGGAGCCCTCGCGTCGTGTTAGACGGCAGCCTCGTTCCACATCTGATGAGTTGGGACATGCTTTTTCTATCCGTTTGGTCTCTGGCGGGCTCTTTGACGCTGAATGGAGATTTCCTGTGCTGTTGGCCATTTCCCATATGACTCTGTCAATGATTAGCCATGTTCACAGAGGCAAGAAGAAGAATCGCTTCCACATGACCGCCAGATAAAAAGAAActttctccctccatccctcgcCAGAAAGCTCGCGTGCGATCCGGACAGCTCTTCCTTATCTGGTCCGCAGCTTCGTGTCATCACCGTCTTCGGCCTTGCGAGGACATCTCTGTTGCACTCCCACTCATTTGAATTTAACTCCAAACATTATTGTTGCCATCGGCAGCGCTGCGTGTTGCTAATTAGCACGTCGTTTCTCATTCGTTCGATCGGTTCTTGCGGTTTAACAGGGTGTGATTTCTAGGCTGGACGCTTTGGTGCACGATTCCGCTTGggtggcatttttttttatatatctgcACTGGGAAAAGATGGCAAAAATTTGGATGGATGCAAATTACAATTAGTGAGCGGTTACTGATTACACATTTCACGTCAGGAATAGCTCACAGAGGCTAAGAGGAAagctttctgcttcttcttgaGAAACAAGTGGAAGAATTTGCTGCTCGCATGGTtgcatttgacaaaaaaaataaaaggctgtCCTGAACTCCTCTTTCCTTGATCCAGATCATATTTATATTCAGGAACTGCAAACGACATCCAGCCTCGTGCATGCAGCGTGCACGCGGGATCGTCTTGATGAGGGGCTGCAAACGACTCCCGGTACGAGTAAGACCCCCGaccctgtgcgtgtgtgtgagtgtgcagaGTAAAACCCACAGGAAGCAAAAGGGAAGTGAAGCCAGAAGTGGTTGCATGTGTTACAGTTTGAGTTttgcccatgtgtgtgtgtgtgttttaaagggGGTCTTATTTATCTGGAGTGGTCATTAGTGAAGGGAGGGTGGCGTGTCTGCAAACTGGAGGTCTGCTGCAGGCAGGAATCCAGCTGGTATTTATGGAACAacggagaagggagggggggggggggagaagatgCAAGCATGAACAATGACGGTGAAACGTGGACAGTTCCTGCTGCGTTGCCTTTGTTTggggaaaatataaatatttgcaGGCCCGAATGGATCCGATTCAGTTCAAGCCTCTACGCCATCGTCGGCGCAGATGGTGCAGAACTCGCCGTCAGCCAGGCCCACGGATCCCCGGCTTTGCTCATgcaccagcagccccccccccctcctcactcGAGGGCTGAGAAAGAGGGCTCAGAAGAGGGAACCGGCAGGACCAGAATGCAACCCGGCTTTGGCCAGCGTCCGAGACGGTCGCCGCCGCAGCAAGCGCACCGCCACCAGCCAATAAAAGTTTCATTCTAAGTGAGTAATCGAATCACAGGGTGTTACAGGATCCAGCCGCCTCAGGCAGACGGTGCGtgtgaacggggggggggggtccaaatgGTGACAGTGCAAAATGAAGGCTTGTCTTCTCATTGtcgattttcttttcttgtcattttctttattcatcCTTTTCTTTCAAAGAAGCGTGAATCATGAGAGAACACAGACACCATTCTCTCCCGGGGAAACAGGGATAACTGGGAGCCGAGCTTTTTTGGAAAAACATCTGTTTGAAATTTACACAAAAATTCTGCCGTCCGTCCAAAAGCCAATTAATTCCCAGCGATCAGCCGTGCGGCCCAGAAGACACGGGGAGCTTATCTTGTAATGAGATGCCAGAAGAAGCGAGCAGAAGTCGTGTTTTGGCAGAGACTAGATCAACAGAATTGGGATTGATCCTGCCGCATTCCCAGAGGAGTCCCTGTTTTAGGGAATTGTTCATGGAAGTCGTATCGCCGGAGGAGCTGCGGCTAATTGGCTGATGCGTTCCGAAGCCTTGCTACAGCGTCCGTGTGGAAAGAAgtgaaagggcaaaaaaaaaaagggaggtcTGGGAGAGAAAAACCAGCGAGAGGGTTCTGGTGGGAAAGTTTGGTCGAGGATGCCAGAAATAGAACCTATTTATGAGCTGTGAATGAGAAGAAGCATCGTGCAAAGCAAGTGCGAACCTGACCCCCCGCCGTCTCCTTCCAAGGAAACGACACGGGAGCGACCTCTCACCTGTTTGCTCTTGGGATGCAGGGGGATCCGGAGCAGTCGGTCTGCAGTCTGGTGCAGGAAGTGCGGGTCCAGAACTCTGATTTGACTGACATCTCCCAACCAGATCTGGGGAGGGGGCTTCCAGAAGCCTTTCCTCACCTGAAAGGAAAGATAAAGGTCCAAAATGCGAGACTGAAAGGAACGGGAGGAGATGTTTGGTATTTCGAGCCGAATTCATTTGCACCTGACCCCCGTCATGtcgggggggaagggggggggtctaaatCACTGTGCAAATTGGCAGGTAATGACCCAGCAACTGTTACGAGTGGGAGGCCGGAGGTGCCAGGAGCAACAGAGTGAAATGGAAAGTACAAAAGGGCACTAACATCGCTGAACCCGAACCCCTTAAGCAGTTGTGCCTGATATAGATGACCGGTAAGGGTTGGATAGCCTAACAGGAGTGAGTTTATGTGAGGTGTAGAAGTGGGAAAAGTGCGTTTGTGTCCAAGAGAGGCCATTTTCCCAAATATCCCGTACCCTCTTCTCATTATATAGGATCTCTTTCAGCCACCGTAGGTCTTGCTGCTTGAATGGCACCAGGACCATGAGGGTGTCAGGGTCGTTGTGCAGCCCGGGGTTGTAAGAGGCCGACTCGGGGTAGAAGAACCTCATGGTGGTCTTGTTGCCCACGTCTTCCTCGAAGCCTCTCACCGGAGCGTCGTTCAGCCTGAGGCGAGGAAACATCATCTCACGTTCTAACAAATAATGACTCAGCGTTTGATCCCGAGTAACTtggctaatgctaatgtggaACCACTCTATGGTTGGATATCAGCAGCCGGAAGGCTTTTATTGCCTCGGAGGTTACGTTTctacatttgtctgtctgttagcaggattacggaaaaactgctggatgggaaTGAAAAcgatctgaagatgggtcttggtctaactttgatcccattaaattttgagaaaGATCCGGATACCCcttctggaaacaaaaaaaatctcattcCCATtcacttataatggaggctcaaaatatatatatatatatatcgtatcttgtaaaatatgcattcatttctcactcacagtcataaaggtgtCCGATAtaaactatcatgcaaaatgtcttctggatctgatccagaatgaggtcagtaaGAATGATTAAATTCTGAcgttaaaacccatttatggattttcTAGTTTTGTTATGTGCTTGTCTCCCTACAGGTATGCGCTTTTATTCTGGAAACGTCCCTGCTTAACGTCATCAAATTCTGGACATCTTCAAATAAACACATCACAGCTCACACCTTTACTGAATCCTGAGCAGAGCAGCACAGACCGGGGACCCTCTTCTGCTTGAATGATTAGTCTGGGATTTGGAAACTCGAGTCTCAAGAGGCTGTAACGAGTCTCAACGCCATTCTTGCGACAGTGAAAGACGGATGACGTCAAAAGTCTCCGTCCTGCATCGCATTCTTACTGTCAATAACCTTTGTCTGCTTGGCCGGGGAATGGTTAGCTTCCGTGAGcagaagcagagaaagaaatGCCTGGCTGTCTGAAGGAGGCTTGTGAACAATTTCAAAATGCATGCGTTCATTCCAGGGTTGTAAAGTCACATTTAAAGACTATCCCTAAAAGTTGGACAATGGTTGCCACGCCACCGGACAGCAAAGCTCTACACTTTGTATGACCTCAAATCATGATCTGCCTGTTCCTCATCTCTCCGCCCTGATTACGCAAAGTGGTTAAGAAGAAGTTCTGGGTGGGGTTTGTCTGTGTCCTCACCGAATTACAACGTCGTACTTGTTGACGATGCTTCCCAAAGAGCTGTTTTTAATGCCAAAGCCGTTGCCGATGACGACGCAGGTTCTGCATTCAAGGCTACAGAGGAaagaataacacacacacacacagttgtagGAATAAAACACTGGATTTAGCACTCCGTGTTCCGTGTTCACACTTACTTTTCAATTTTGGCTGGCACCTGATAATTTGCAATTACAGCGAGaactttcagcagcagcagctctgggagagaaagacagaagagaATCGGTTGTAAAAGATGTTTGTTAACTGCTGGGACGTACATGGCAGACAACCCCGATTCAAAAAAATAACTGGGACGTAAGATATTCATCAAAAATGTTAAGATTCAGGGAAACGTTGACCCGTCAGGCACCACCAAATCAAAAATGAAAAGTCGAAAGTCGAAACGTTTCCGTTGGCCTGACGGATCTGCCTGTAAAATATTTGGAAAACACGGACGCTGTGTCCGCCAGGCTGAAGAGAACAAGGACGAGCCAGATTTTTTTCCAGCGCCAGCATGTTGCTGCCCATGGCAAGGGGAACGTTCACATCACATTGAAATGATTTGTCCTTTTCTGGGATTGTGAAGGAAACTATAAAATCAGGCATTTGAGTAACACAGTCCAGGAACTAGTCTGACCCGAAGCTTCAAACATAACAGAAACCTCAGACCGTCGAATAACAGACGAAGGACTGGGATGGAATTCCTCATTTACCCGCCCTCTAATCTCAAATATCTTGTCTGGATTAAACTGAATTAGCATGAACAAGGTGTCCTTTGATATTTCCTATGACAACATTCATGGAAACAGGGA from Brachionichthys hirsutus isolate HB-005 chromosome 11, CSIRO-AGI_Bhir_v1, whole genome shotgun sequence harbors:
- the st3gal4 gene encoding CMP-N-acetylneuraminate-beta-galactosamide-alpha-2,3-sialyltransferase 4, giving the protein MSQKATKTWCLRLLPVLLFFISFVTYYCSNAILQSYGGTIRSLNSSKSLCGGWITQKKWESLDFNISRRTQLFLKLEDFFWREHLSQLSLPYGIKGSELLLLKVLAVIANYQVPAKIENLECRTCVVIGNGFGIKNSSLGSIVNKYDVVIRLNDAPVRGFEEDVGNKTTMRFFYPESASYNPGLHNDPDTLMVLVPFKQQDLRWLKEILYNEKRVRKGFWKPPPQIWLGDVSQIRVLDPHFLHQTADRLLRIPLHPKSKQKPVHPTTGILAVFVALNYCDVVHIAGFGYPNSKSQRHPIHYYGYDTMKSMKNSYHDLSHEAEALKRLEDLGAILYLHPHS